The Candidatus Binataceae bacterium genome has a window encoding:
- a CDS encoding DUF169 domain-containing protein, whose translation MNEETAARIKRLDAAISTYVRPDTFPLAIRMLKPGEPLPEDVRVPSRSLKEQWIVCQSIGVARRYGWGIAVGRDDVICPLSAIAFGFRKPNDEYLKGFAALGMYCENEEAASKLEASTWKFEPGAYDYVCVAPLSRARFEPHVVAVYANSAQVLRLVHAALYRRGGRVTSTTGGRLDCAEIVIQTMTTSEPKVILPCTGDRVFGMAQDTEMVFACPWEYADEIVAGLEGTHKGGIRYPITVDMRSTVTMPKTYQDLMKMLRERDESSRS comes from the coding sequence ATGAACGAGGAAACCGCTGCGCGGATCAAACGTTTGGACGCCGCGATTTCGACCTACGTGCGGCCCGACACCTTTCCGCTCGCGATCCGGATGCTCAAGCCGGGCGAGCCCTTACCTGAGGACGTGCGCGTTCCGAGCCGCAGCCTCAAGGAGCAATGGATCGTATGTCAGTCGATCGGCGTGGCGCGGCGCTACGGATGGGGTATCGCGGTTGGCCGCGACGACGTAATCTGTCCGCTCTCGGCGATCGCCTTCGGTTTCCGCAAGCCCAACGACGAATATCTCAAGGGTTTCGCCGCGCTCGGGATGTACTGTGAGAACGAGGAGGCGGCCTCGAAGCTCGAAGCCAGCACGTGGAAGTTCGAACCCGGGGCCTACGACTACGTATGCGTTGCGCCGCTCAGCCGCGCACGCTTCGAGCCCCACGTCGTCGCAGTGTACGCCAACAGCGCTCAAGTGCTCAGACTGGTGCATGCCGCGCTCTACCGCCGCGGAGGCCGTGTCACGAGCACTACCGGCGGCCGGCTCGACTGCGCCGAAATCGTTATCCAGACGATGACGACCAGCGAGCCCAAGGTGATTCTGCCGTGCACGGGCGACCGCGTCTTCGGGATGGCGCAGGACACCGAGATGGTGTTCGCCTGCCCGTGGGAGTATGCCGACGAGATCGTGGCCGGGCTGGAGGGCACGCACAAGGGTGGCATCCGCTACCCGATTACGGTCGATATGCGCTCGACCGTGACGATGCCGAAGACCTATCAGGACCTGATGAAAATGCTAAGGGAGCGCGACGAAAGCTCCCGCAGTTGA